Proteins found in one Tamandua tetradactyla isolate mTamTet1 chromosome 3, mTamTet1.pri, whole genome shotgun sequence genomic segment:
- the LRRFIP1 gene encoding leucine-rich repeat flightless-interacting protein 1 isoform X16, whose product MQNKEIDCLSPEAQKLAEARLAAKRAARAEAREIRMKELERQQKEVEEKPEKDFTEKGSRNMPSLSAATLASLGGTSSRRGSGDTSLSIDTEASFREIKDSLAEAEEKYRKAMVSNAQLDNEKTNFMYQVDSLKDALLELEEQLAESRRQYEEKNKEFEREKHAHSLLQFQFAEVKEALKQREEMLEKHGIILNSEAATNGETSDPLNDVGRQDFTKMTKEEVGPLKSTGDAPLGRANEVEVKSGIVENVGKREILQDTEQEQHVEAGVDLEPSNPGEGVEGQSSSADTAPSPGLLADTTCEEQPQSHLPEHTASLQSAEPSESDKAIHVPGDRTSLSLEQSRCPSDLENEMPGPVAGQGSCNDLDTENESKESAETQERVKHEDFKTSLGEVSAKPCQESVPLQLSEAGRVNSAGTGEQRGIPGGSAVEAGLADVGEQVGTRVSSPAECGEGPVSRDESRGLERAPQELDLSPAHSSEEGPASQEVAEPKETPMQEKKSEEEDGESELTDDRPGQTEGRTVPSSPASQSDQQEAAGVRMLDPESEPLDVGAPSEGKSDQQEAAGVRMFDPESEPLDVGAPSEGKSDQQEAAGVRMFDPESEPLDVGAPSEGRSDQQGEVLDLSQRKTKNKKKKNKKKKSPVPAETLKDVKKELTFQDTDLNEVKEEDQVKFTDEQAAVEAQNVVAKKPDQEIAAEISDNVKCPEDPQMELDGKINREDHDGEPKAGHVLANRDGLDLEDGIPRSPSPYASDKELDETVIKGNARKDGAAHGCPPEPAHEGIHSSSQLGNESPPREINGAPQMESQEEPAMPTHPTHAVEEPLDPISLENADSSAPAGEEGDLGSGSRDARSGHEKGRSKEDCTMS is encoded by the exons GGGTCTCGTAACATGCCCAGCTTGTCTGCAGCCACGCTGGCCTCGCTGGGGGGCACGTCCTCTCGGAGAGGCAGTGGAGATACCTCCCTCTCCATTGACACGGAGGCATCCTTTAGGGAAATTAAG GACTCGCTGGCGGAAGCGGAGGAGAAGTACAGGAAGGCCATGGTCTCCAACGCGCAGCTGGACAACGAGAAGACCAACTTCATGTACCAGGTGGACAGCCTGAAGGACGCGCTGCTGGAGCTCGAGGAACAGCTGGCAGAATCCCGGCGACAGTACgaagagaagaacaaa GAATTCGAGCGGGAAAAGCATGCCCACAGTCTGCTCCAGTTCCAGTTTGCCGAAGTGAAAGAGGCTctgaagcagagagaagaaatgCTGGAA AAACATGGAATAATCCTCAATTCAGAGGCAGCTACCAATGGAGAGACTTCAGACCCTCTAAATGATGTTGGACGCCAGGATTTTACCAAAATGACGAAAGAAGAGGTCGGCCCCCTCAAGTCAACAGGGGATGCACCGCTAG GAAGAGCCAATGAAGTGGAGGTGAAAAGTGGAATTGTGGAGAATGTGGGGAAAAGAGAAATCCTGCAGGATACTGAGCAGGAACAGCACGTGGAGGCCGGTGTGGACTTAGAACCATCAAACCCTGGTGAAGGTGTGGAGGGGCAGAGCAGCTCTGCAGACACTGCCCCGTCCCCAGGGCTGTTAGCGGACACCACGTGTGAAGAACAGCCTCAAAGCCACCTTCCAGAGCACACGGCTTCCCTGCAGAGCGCAGAGCCTAGCGAGTCGGACAAGGCCATCCATGTGCCCGGCGACAGGACCAGCCTGTCCCTTGAGCAATCCCGATGTCCGAGTGATCTAGAGAACGAGATGCCGGGCCCTGTGGCTGGGCAGGGCAGCTGTAATGACTTGGATActgaaaatgaaagtaaagaatCTGCGGAAACGCAGGAAAGAGTAAAACATGAGGATTTTAAAACCAGCTTGGGAGAGGTTAGTGCAAAACCATGTCAGGAATCTGTCCCTTTGCAGctgtcagaagctggaagggTGAACAGTGCAGGCACTGGGGAGCAAAGGGGGATCCCCGGAGGCAGTGCGGTAGAGGCAGGGCTGGCCGATGTTGGGGAACAGGTGGGCACCAGGGTCTCAAGTCCTGCAGAGTGTGGCGAAGGCCCTGTGAGTCGTGACGAGAGCCGAGGGTTAGAGCGCGCTCCTCAGGAGCTGGACCTGAGCCCAGCACACAGTTCAGAGGAGGGACCTGCCAGCCAGGAGGTCGCTGAGCCCAAGGAGACCCCGATGCAGGAGAAGAAGAGTGAAGAGGAGGATGGAGAATCAGAATTAACAGATGACAGACCAGGTCAGACCGAAGGCCGAACCGTTCCTTCTTCTCCAGCATCCCAGAGCGACCAGCAGGAAGCAGCAGGTGTGAGGATGTTAGATCCTGAAAGCGAACCCCTAGACGTGGGAGCACCCAGCGAGGGGAAGAGCGACCAGCAGGAAGCAGCAGGTGTGAGGATGTTCGATCCTGAAAGCGAACCCCTAGACGTGGGAGCACCCAGCGAGGGGAAGAGCGACCAGCAGGAAGCAGCAGGTGTGAGGATGTTCGATCCTGAAAGCGAACCCCTAGACGTGGGAGCACCCAGCGAGGGGAGGAGCGACCAGCAGGGAGAGGTGCTGGATCTATCGCAGAGGAagacaaagaacaagaaaaagaaaaacaagaagaaaaaatcacCAGTCCCTGCAGAAACCCTTAAAGATGTTAAGAAAGAGTTGACGTTTCAGGACACAGATTTAAATGAAGTTAAGGAAGAAGACCAGGTAAAATTTACTGATGAACAGGCAGCAGTAGAGGCACAAAATGTGGTAGCTAAAAAACCAGACCAGGAAATTGCAGCAGAAATCAGTGACAATGTTAAATGTCCAGAAGATCCCCAAATGGAGTTGGATGGGAAAATTAACCGAGAAGATCACGATGGAGAGCCTAAGGCAGGGCACGTGCTGGCCAACAGGGACGGGTTAGATCTCGAGGATGGTATCCCTCGGTCACCCAGCCCTTATGCTAGTGATAAAGAATTAGATGAGACTGTTATAAAAGGTAATGCTAGAAAAGATGGTGCTGCCCACGGCTGTCCTCCAGAGCCGGCGCATGAAGGAATACACAGCAGCAGCCAGCTCGGAAATGAAAGCCCCCCGCGGGAAATCAACGGTGCCCCCCAGATGGAAAGTCAGGAGGAGCCCGCGATGCCGACGCACCCAACTCACGCCGTCGAAGAGCCTCTGGATCCCATTAGTCTGGAAAACGCTGACTCTTCAGCACCAGCAGGAGAGGAGGGGGACCTGGGGTCGGGGAGCAGAGATGCAAGAAGTGGACACGAGAAGGGCAGAAGCAAAGAAGACTGCACCATGTCCTGA
- the LRRFIP1 gene encoding leucine-rich repeat flightless-interacting protein 1 isoform X15, whose product MQNKEIDCLSPEAQKLAEARLAAKRAARAEAREIRMKELERQQKEEDSERCSRRPRRAPSASDEDERVSVSSRGSPRVEEKPEKDFTEKGSRNMPSLSAATLASLGGTSSRRGSGDTSLSIDTEASFREIKDSLAEAEEKYRKAMVSNAQLDNEKTNFMYQVDSLKDALLELEEQLAESRRQYEEKNKEFEREKHAHSLLQFQFAEVKEALKQREEMLEKHGIILNSEAATNGETSDPLNDVGRQDFTKMTKEEVGPLKSTGDAPLGRANEVEVKSGIVENVGKREILQDTEQEQHVEAGVDLEPSNPGEGVEGQSSSADTAPSPGLLADTTCEEQPQSHLPEHTASLQSAEPSESDKAIHVPGDRTSLSLEQSRCPSDLENEMPGPVAGQGSCNDLDTENESKESAETQERVKHEDFKTSLGEVSAKPCQESVPLQLSEAGRVNSAGTGEQRGIPGGSAVEAGLADVGEQVGTRVSSPAECGEGPVSRDESRGLERAPQELDLSPAHSSEEGPASQEVAEPKETPMQEKKSEEEDGESELTDDRPGQTEGRTVPSSPASQSDQQEAAGVRMLDPESEPLDVGAPSEGKSDQQEAAGVRMFDPESEPLDVGAPSEGKSDQQEAAGVRMFDPESEPLDVGAPSEGRSDQQGEVLDLSQRKTKNKKKKNKKKKSPVPAETLKDVKKELTFQDTDLNEVKEEDQVKFTDEQAAVEAQNVVAKKPDQEIAAEISDNVKCPEDPQMELDGKINREDHDGEPKAGHVLANRDGLDLEDGIPRSPSPYASDKELDETVIKGNARKDGAAHGCPPEPAHEGIHSSSQLGNESPPREINGAPQMESQEEPAMPTHPTHAVEEPLDPISLENADSSAPAGEEGDLGSGSRDARSGHEKGRSKEDCTMS is encoded by the exons GGGTCTCGTAACATGCCCAGCTTGTCTGCAGCCACGCTGGCCTCGCTGGGGGGCACGTCCTCTCGGAGAGGCAGTGGAGATACCTCCCTCTCCATTGACACGGAGGCATCCTTTAGGGAAATTAAG GACTCGCTGGCGGAAGCGGAGGAGAAGTACAGGAAGGCCATGGTCTCCAACGCGCAGCTGGACAACGAGAAGACCAACTTCATGTACCAGGTGGACAGCCTGAAGGACGCGCTGCTGGAGCTCGAGGAACAGCTGGCAGAATCCCGGCGACAGTACgaagagaagaacaaa GAATTCGAGCGGGAAAAGCATGCCCACAGTCTGCTCCAGTTCCAGTTTGCCGAAGTGAAAGAGGCTctgaagcagagagaagaaatgCTGGAA AAACATGGAATAATCCTCAATTCAGAGGCAGCTACCAATGGAGAGACTTCAGACCCTCTAAATGATGTTGGACGCCAGGATTTTACCAAAATGACGAAAGAAGAGGTCGGCCCCCTCAAGTCAACAGGGGATGCACCGCTAG GAAGAGCCAATGAAGTGGAGGTGAAAAGTGGAATTGTGGAGAATGTGGGGAAAAGAGAAATCCTGCAGGATACTGAGCAGGAACAGCACGTGGAGGCCGGTGTGGACTTAGAACCATCAAACCCTGGTGAAGGTGTGGAGGGGCAGAGCAGCTCTGCAGACACTGCCCCGTCCCCAGGGCTGTTAGCGGACACCACGTGTGAAGAACAGCCTCAAAGCCACCTTCCAGAGCACACGGCTTCCCTGCAGAGCGCAGAGCCTAGCGAGTCGGACAAGGCCATCCATGTGCCCGGCGACAGGACCAGCCTGTCCCTTGAGCAATCCCGATGTCCGAGTGATCTAGAGAACGAGATGCCGGGCCCTGTGGCTGGGCAGGGCAGCTGTAATGACTTGGATActgaaaatgaaagtaaagaatCTGCGGAAACGCAGGAAAGAGTAAAACATGAGGATTTTAAAACCAGCTTGGGAGAGGTTAGTGCAAAACCATGTCAGGAATCTGTCCCTTTGCAGctgtcagaagctggaagggTGAACAGTGCAGGCACTGGGGAGCAAAGGGGGATCCCCGGAGGCAGTGCGGTAGAGGCAGGGCTGGCCGATGTTGGGGAACAGGTGGGCACCAGGGTCTCAAGTCCTGCAGAGTGTGGCGAAGGCCCTGTGAGTCGTGACGAGAGCCGAGGGTTAGAGCGCGCTCCTCAGGAGCTGGACCTGAGCCCAGCACACAGTTCAGAGGAGGGACCTGCCAGCCAGGAGGTCGCTGAGCCCAAGGAGACCCCGATGCAGGAGAAGAAGAGTGAAGAGGAGGATGGAGAATCAGAATTAACAGATGACAGACCAGGTCAGACCGAAGGCCGAACCGTTCCTTCTTCTCCAGCATCCCAGAGCGACCAGCAGGAAGCAGCAGGTGTGAGGATGTTAGATCCTGAAAGCGAACCCCTAGACGTGGGAGCACCCAGCGAGGGGAAGAGCGACCAGCAGGAAGCAGCAGGTGTGAGGATGTTCGATCCTGAAAGCGAACCCCTAGACGTGGGAGCACCCAGCGAGGGGAAGAGCGACCAGCAGGAAGCAGCAGGTGTGAGGATGTTCGATCCTGAAAGCGAACCCCTAGACGTGGGAGCACCCAGCGAGGGGAGGAGCGACCAGCAGGGAGAGGTGCTGGATCTATCGCAGAGGAagacaaagaacaagaaaaagaaaaacaagaagaaaaaatcacCAGTCCCTGCAGAAACCCTTAAAGATGTTAAGAAAGAGTTGACGTTTCAGGACACAGATTTAAATGAAGTTAAGGAAGAAGACCAGGTAAAATTTACTGATGAACAGGCAGCAGTAGAGGCACAAAATGTGGTAGCTAAAAAACCAGACCAGGAAATTGCAGCAGAAATCAGTGACAATGTTAAATGTCCAGAAGATCCCCAAATGGAGTTGGATGGGAAAATTAACCGAGAAGATCACGATGGAGAGCCTAAGGCAGGGCACGTGCTGGCCAACAGGGACGGGTTAGATCTCGAGGATGGTATCCCTCGGTCACCCAGCCCTTATGCTAGTGATAAAGAATTAGATGAGACTGTTATAAAAGGTAATGCTAGAAAAGATGGTGCTGCCCACGGCTGTCCTCCAGAGCCGGCGCATGAAGGAATACACAGCAGCAGCCAGCTCGGAAATGAAAGCCCCCCGCGGGAAATCAACGGTGCCCCCCAGATGGAAAGTCAGGAGGAGCCCGCGATGCCGACGCACCCAACTCACGCCGTCGAAGAGCCTCTGGATCCCATTAGTCTGGAAAACGCTGACTCTTCAGCACCAGCAGGAGAGGAGGGGGACCTGGGGTCGGGGAGCAGAGATGCAAGAAGTGGACACGAGAAGGGCAGAAGCAAAGAAGACTGCACCATGTCCTGA
- the LRRFIP1 gene encoding leucine-rich repeat flightless-interacting protein 1 isoform X11, whose product MQNKEIDCLSPEAQKLAEARLAAKRAARAEAREIRMKELERQQKEEDSERCSRRPRRAPSASDEDERVSVSSRGSPRVEEKPEKDFTEKGSRNMPSLSAATLASLGGTSSRRGSGDTSLSIDTEASFREIKELSELKDQIQDVEGKYMQGLKEMKDSLAEAEEKYRKAMVSNAQLDNEKTNFMYQVDSLKDALLELEEQLAESRRQYEEKNKEFEREKHAHSLLQFQFAEVKEALKQREEMLEKHGIILNSEAATNGETSDPLNDVGRQDFTKMTKEEVGPLKSTGDAPLGRANEVEVKSGIVENVGKREILQDTEQEQHVEAGVDLEPSNPGEGVEGQSSSADTAPSPGLLADTTCEEQPQSHLPEHTASLQSAEPSESDKAIHVPGDRTSLSLEQSRCPSDLENEMPGPVAGQGSCNDLDTENESKESAETQERVKHEDFKTSLGEVSAKPCQESVPLQLSEAGRVNSAGTGEQRGIPGGSAVEAGLADVGEQVGTRVSSPAECGEGPVSRDESRGLERAPQELDLSPAHSSEEGPASQEVAEPKETPMQEKKSEEEDGESELTDDRPGQTEGRTVPSSPASQSDQQEAAGVRMLDPESEPLDVGAPSEGKSDQQEAAGVRMFDPESEPLDVGAPSEGKSDQQEAAGVRMFDPESEPLDVGAPSEGRSDQQGEVLDLSQRKTKNKKKKNKKKKSPVPAETLKDVKKELTFQDTDLNEVKEEDQVKFTDEQAAVEAQNVVAKKPDQEIAAEISDNVKCPEDPQMELDGKINREDHDGEPKAGHVLANRDGLDLEDGIPRSPSPYASDKELDETVIKGNARKDGAAHGCPPEPAHEGIHSSSQLGNESPPREINGAPQMESQEEPAMPTHPTHAVEEPLDPISLENADSSAPAGEEGDLGSGSRDARSGHEKGRSKEDCTMS is encoded by the exons GGGTCTCGTAACATGCCCAGCTTGTCTGCAGCCACGCTGGCCTCGCTGGGGGGCACGTCCTCTCGGAGAGGCAGTGGAGATACCTCCCTCTCCATTGACACGGAGGCATCCTTTAGGGAAATTAAG GAACTCAGTGAGTTAAAGGACCAGATTCAGGATGTAGAAGGCAAATACATGCAGGGATTGAAGGAGATGAAG GACTCGCTGGCGGAAGCGGAGGAGAAGTACAGGAAGGCCATGGTCTCCAACGCGCAGCTGGACAACGAGAAGACCAACTTCATGTACCAGGTGGACAGCCTGAAGGACGCGCTGCTGGAGCTCGAGGAACAGCTGGCAGAATCCCGGCGACAGTACgaagagaagaacaaa GAATTCGAGCGGGAAAAGCATGCCCACAGTCTGCTCCAGTTCCAGTTTGCCGAAGTGAAAGAGGCTctgaagcagagagaagaaatgCTGGAA AAACATGGAATAATCCTCAATTCAGAGGCAGCTACCAATGGAGAGACTTCAGACCCTCTAAATGATGTTGGACGCCAGGATTTTACCAAAATGACGAAAGAAGAGGTCGGCCCCCTCAAGTCAACAGGGGATGCACCGCTAG GAAGAGCCAATGAAGTGGAGGTGAAAAGTGGAATTGTGGAGAATGTGGGGAAAAGAGAAATCCTGCAGGATACTGAGCAGGAACAGCACGTGGAGGCCGGTGTGGACTTAGAACCATCAAACCCTGGTGAAGGTGTGGAGGGGCAGAGCAGCTCTGCAGACACTGCCCCGTCCCCAGGGCTGTTAGCGGACACCACGTGTGAAGAACAGCCTCAAAGCCACCTTCCAGAGCACACGGCTTCCCTGCAGAGCGCAGAGCCTAGCGAGTCGGACAAGGCCATCCATGTGCCCGGCGACAGGACCAGCCTGTCCCTTGAGCAATCCCGATGTCCGAGTGATCTAGAGAACGAGATGCCGGGCCCTGTGGCTGGGCAGGGCAGCTGTAATGACTTGGATActgaaaatgaaagtaaagaatCTGCGGAAACGCAGGAAAGAGTAAAACATGAGGATTTTAAAACCAGCTTGGGAGAGGTTAGTGCAAAACCATGTCAGGAATCTGTCCCTTTGCAGctgtcagaagctggaagggTGAACAGTGCAGGCACTGGGGAGCAAAGGGGGATCCCCGGAGGCAGTGCGGTAGAGGCAGGGCTGGCCGATGTTGGGGAACAGGTGGGCACCAGGGTCTCAAGTCCTGCAGAGTGTGGCGAAGGCCCTGTGAGTCGTGACGAGAGCCGAGGGTTAGAGCGCGCTCCTCAGGAGCTGGACCTGAGCCCAGCACACAGTTCAGAGGAGGGACCTGCCAGCCAGGAGGTCGCTGAGCCCAAGGAGACCCCGATGCAGGAGAAGAAGAGTGAAGAGGAGGATGGAGAATCAGAATTAACAGATGACAGACCAGGTCAGACCGAAGGCCGAACCGTTCCTTCTTCTCCAGCATCCCAGAGCGACCAGCAGGAAGCAGCAGGTGTGAGGATGTTAGATCCTGAAAGCGAACCCCTAGACGTGGGAGCACCCAGCGAGGGGAAGAGCGACCAGCAGGAAGCAGCAGGTGTGAGGATGTTCGATCCTGAAAGCGAACCCCTAGACGTGGGAGCACCCAGCGAGGGGAAGAGCGACCAGCAGGAAGCAGCAGGTGTGAGGATGTTCGATCCTGAAAGCGAACCCCTAGACGTGGGAGCACCCAGCGAGGGGAGGAGCGACCAGCAGGGAGAGGTGCTGGATCTATCGCAGAGGAagacaaagaacaagaaaaagaaaaacaagaagaaaaaatcacCAGTCCCTGCAGAAACCCTTAAAGATGTTAAGAAAGAGTTGACGTTTCAGGACACAGATTTAAATGAAGTTAAGGAAGAAGACCAGGTAAAATTTACTGATGAACAGGCAGCAGTAGAGGCACAAAATGTGGTAGCTAAAAAACCAGACCAGGAAATTGCAGCAGAAATCAGTGACAATGTTAAATGTCCAGAAGATCCCCAAATGGAGTTGGATGGGAAAATTAACCGAGAAGATCACGATGGAGAGCCTAAGGCAGGGCACGTGCTGGCCAACAGGGACGGGTTAGATCTCGAGGATGGTATCCCTCGGTCACCCAGCCCTTATGCTAGTGATAAAGAATTAGATGAGACTGTTATAAAAGGTAATGCTAGAAAAGATGGTGCTGCCCACGGCTGTCCTCCAGAGCCGGCGCATGAAGGAATACACAGCAGCAGCCAGCTCGGAAATGAAAGCCCCCCGCGGGAAATCAACGGTGCCCCCCAGATGGAAAGTCAGGAGGAGCCCGCGATGCCGACGCACCCAACTCACGCCGTCGAAGAGCCTCTGGATCCCATTAGTCTGGAAAACGCTGACTCTTCAGCACCAGCAGGAGAGGAGGGGGACCTGGGGTCGGGGAGCAGAGATGCAAGAAGTGGACACGAGAAGGGCAGAAGCAAAGAAGACTGCACCATGTCCTGA
- the LRRFIP1 gene encoding leucine-rich repeat flightless-interacting protein 1 isoform X12 — MPSPCRKNQPAPVQVEEKPEKDFTEKGSRNMPSLSAATLASLGGTSSRRGSGDTSLSIDTEASFREIKELSELKDQIQDVEGKYMQGLKEMKDSLAEAEEKYRKAMVSNAQLDNEKTNFMYQVDSLKDALLELEEQLAESRRQYEEKNKEFEREKHAHSLLQFQFAEVKEALKQREEMLEEIRQLQQKQASYVREISDLQETVEWKDKKIGALERQKEFFDPIRNERDDLREEVAMLKMELKKHGIILNSEAATNGETSDPLNDVGRQDFTKMTKEEVGPLKSTGDAPLGRANEVEVKSGIVENVGKREILQDTEQEQHVEAGVDLEPSNPGEGVEGQSSSADTAPSPGLLADTTCEEQPQSHLPEHTASLQSAEPSESDKAIHVPGDRTSLSLEQSRCPSDLENEMPGPVAGQGSCNDLDTENESKESAETQERVKHEDFKTSLGEVSAKPCQESVPLQLSEAGRVNSAGTGEQRGIPGGSAVEAGLADVGEQVGTRVSSPAECGEGPVSRDESRGLERAPQELDLSPAHSSEEGPASQEVAEPKETPMQEKKSEEEDGESELTDDRPGQTEGRTVPSSPASQSDQQEAAGVRMLDPESEPLDVGAPSEGKSDQQEAAGVRMFDPESEPLDVGAPSEGKSDQQEAAGVRMFDPESEPLDVGAPSEGRSDQQGEVLDLSQRKTKNKKKKNKKKKSPVPAETLKDVKKELTFQDTDLNEVKEEDQVKFTDEQAAVEAQNVVAKKPDQEIAAEISDNVKCPEDPQMELDGKINREDHDGEPKAGHVLANRDGLDLEDGIPRSPSPYASDKELDETVIKGNARKDGAAHGCPPEPAHEGIHSSSQLGNESPPREINGAPQMESQEEPAMPTHPTHAVEEPLDPISLENADSSAPAGEEGDLGSGSRDARSGHEKGRSKEDCTMS; from the exons GGGTCTCGTAACATGCCCAGCTTGTCTGCAGCCACGCTGGCCTCGCTGGGGGGCACGTCCTCTCGGAGAGGCAGTGGAGATACCTCCCTCTCCATTGACACGGAGGCATCCTTTAGGGAAATTAAG GAACTCAGTGAGTTAAAGGACCAGATTCAGGATGTAGAAGGCAAATACATGCAGGGATTGAAGGAGATGAAG GACTCGCTGGCGGAAGCGGAGGAGAAGTACAGGAAGGCCATGGTCTCCAACGCGCAGCTGGACAACGAGAAGACCAACTTCATGTACCAGGTGGACAGCCTGAAGGACGCGCTGCTGGAGCTCGAGGAACAGCTGGCAGAATCCCGGCGACAGTACgaagagaagaacaaa GAATTCGAGCGGGAAAAGCATGCCCACAGTCTGCTCCAGTTCCAGTTTGCCGAAGTGAAAGAGGCTctgaagcagagagaagaaatgCTGGAA GAAATCCGACAGCTACAACAGAAACAAGCGAGTTATGTCAGGGAGATTTCTGATCTTCAGGAAACAGTAGAGTGGAAAGACAAAAAGATAGGG GCATTAGAGAGGCAGAAAGAGTTCTTTGATCCCATAAGGAATGAACGAGATGACCTTAGAGAAGAAGTAGCCATGCTGAAAATGGAACTAAAG AAACATGGAATAATCCTCAATTCAGAGGCAGCTACCAATGGAGAGACTTCAGACCCTCTAAATGATGTTGGACGCCAGGATTTTACCAAAATGACGAAAGAAGAGGTCGGCCCCCTCAAGTCAACAGGGGATGCACCGCTAG GAAGAGCCAATGAAGTGGAGGTGAAAAGTGGAATTGTGGAGAATGTGGGGAAAAGAGAAATCCTGCAGGATACTGAGCAGGAACAGCACGTGGAGGCCGGTGTGGACTTAGAACCATCAAACCCTGGTGAAGGTGTGGAGGGGCAGAGCAGCTCTGCAGACACTGCCCCGTCCCCAGGGCTGTTAGCGGACACCACGTGTGAAGAACAGCCTCAAAGCCACCTTCCAGAGCACACGGCTTCCCTGCAGAGCGCAGAGCCTAGCGAGTCGGACAAGGCCATCCATGTGCCCGGCGACAGGACCAGCCTGTCCCTTGAGCAATCCCGATGTCCGAGTGATCTAGAGAACGAGATGCCGGGCCCTGTGGCTGGGCAGGGCAGCTGTAATGACTTGGATActgaaaatgaaagtaaagaatCTGCGGAAACGCAGGAAAGAGTAAAACATGAGGATTTTAAAACCAGCTTGGGAGAGGTTAGTGCAAAACCATGTCAGGAATCTGTCCCTTTGCAGctgtcagaagctggaagggTGAACAGTGCAGGCACTGGGGAGCAAAGGGGGATCCCCGGAGGCAGTGCGGTAGAGGCAGGGCTGGCCGATGTTGGGGAACAGGTGGGCACCAGGGTCTCAAGTCCTGCAGAGTGTGGCGAAGGCCCTGTGAGTCGTGACGAGAGCCGAGGGTTAGAGCGCGCTCCTCAGGAGCTGGACCTGAGCCCAGCACACAGTTCAGAGGAGGGACCTGCCAGCCAGGAGGTCGCTGAGCCCAAGGAGACCCCGATGCAGGAGAAGAAGAGTGAAGAGGAGGATGGAGAATCAGAATTAACAGATGACAGACCAGGTCAGACCGAAGGCCGAACCGTTCCTTCTTCTCCAGCATCCCAGAGCGACCAGCAGGAAGCAGCAGGTGTGAGGATGTTAGATCCTGAAAGCGAACCCCTAGACGTGGGAGCACCCAGCGAGGGGAAGAGCGACCAGCAGGAAGCAGCAGGTGTGAGGATGTTCGATCCTGAAAGCGAACCCCTAGACGTGGGAGCACCCAGCGAGGGGAAGAGCGACCAGCAGGAAGCAGCAGGTGTGAGGATGTTCGATCCTGAAAGCGAACCCCTAGACGTGGGAGCACCCAGCGAGGGGAGGAGCGACCAGCAGGGAGAGGTGCTGGATCTATCGCAGAGGAagacaaagaacaagaaaaagaaaaacaagaagaaaaaatcacCAGTCCCTGCAGAAACCCTTAAAGATGTTAAGAAAGAGTTGACGTTTCAGGACACAGATTTAAATGAAGTTAAGGAAGAAGACCAGGTAAAATTTACTGATGAACAGGCAGCAGTAGAGGCACAAAATGTGGTAGCTAAAAAACCAGACCAGGAAATTGCAGCAGAAATCAGTGACAATGTTAAATGTCCAGAAGATCCCCAAATGGAGTTGGATGGGAAAATTAACCGAGAAGATCACGATGGAGAGCCTAAGGCAGGGCACGTGCTGGCCAACAGGGACGGGTTAGATCTCGAGGATGGTATCCCTCGGTCACCCAGCCCTTATGCTAGTGATAAAGAATTAGATGAGACTGTTATAAAAGGTAATGCTAGAAAAGATGGTGCTGCCCACGGCTGTCCTCCAGAGCCGGCGCATGAAGGAATACACAGCAGCAGCCAGCTCGGAAATGAAAGCCCCCCGCGGGAAATCAACGGTGCCCCCCAGATGGAAAGTCAGGAGGAGCCCGCGATGCCGACGCACCCAACTCACGCCGTCGAAGAGCCTCTGGATCCCATTAGTCTGGAAAACGCTGACTCTTCAGCACCAGCAGGAGAGGAGGGGGACCTGGGGTCGGGGAGCAGAGATGCAAGAAGTGGACACGAGAAGGGCAGAAGCAAAGAAGACTGCACCATGTCCTGA